A genomic stretch from Mya arenaria isolate MELC-2E11 chromosome 10, ASM2691426v1 includes:
- the LOC128206084 gene encoding sterile alpha motif domain-containing protein 9-like isoform X5, whose protein sequence is MMERRISLFCGEVNGSQPFNVASQEILKISAEIGDDFKDKMLRQMHDIRNREMVRTHTNLEQIVINGEYFMVKLVESSPNEQESQTAIETRIKLNLSRWIRQLSRMDKLSIFLQSLKDAGVISETQKLTIETEFQNCSQMQMLVLFVQNETKANLFKFCKVLRSIHPLLANLIEGTDTDGIDIDEYLDRDETLEIEQILRSSLTSCIGATVTCEKIHVIVEDKMKSSICFDKVKTCLLNMFKQATYTTKEKCFVGVQETSQFVCSSEKSENSSASKEFSSMPIEDFAKEMGERMGRLKPELKGLFRDAVFSEAILPQIFVSMPPEDLEKVFGSYLGDIKFGYGIQHELKSFQKQIQDQLATSPPFMSKVVSLRKFDTPASSEVKYRKGTARPAHGNILVPVHEFRATMNASKHSIAREVLRFVAACMNSRKNGTIHFGIKDNGDGCGTIEGISSLSFTTKELDVLIARYISESFCLHSQKALLCLRPTQAISMMDSENVVLEIDVIPSSYYCPKEIFSICFPPKGPYDTVYFVYDMNPRCNIVTIDESKICSVRCIYADRYEERRTLEKESISESKKDKFLERTLAISLTGKGKKYVTDEYVPIIVTGKIGRQNEIEFRKQLKMDLAFKSSCYIIDMDSSSTLRADIEKDTLIFNVKTAEDFLKTDRPELPNEPMWLYCNGYDEKNLGAMKVKEWTDCRLPGIQLALNMIRDNIPKERALVIFMVYQQQTKVDPIFELARDMMRSSFRRECVVVSSNEGNIKDIKNEISYLVDDHHFHTGLSWEAISGVVNSVFRPNPNVVCRLPCSYGGHFVEMTTKERSEMKLTDIEILSGEECQKEYEKMTKDERLRHEQEVQENYYKGSGVSWWNFFYDNQVGKRKDLASHQEDIYDKLNSKEGEALIEIHEIEHHPGAGGSTLGRHLLWKLSQFKGVPKNSFRCCVVRNITEKTVEQIERFRAFRDPKDPKPFIVLVDNKGEDGVMLLRSKLHEAAYKTSTPGKLFCLIILINRVPISNEKTASTSKQKRLLRHNLSGKELQWFENKYKELEDKKTIDVETLIAFNVMRKSFDKTYINKLTSEMMKGVTETEFEVLKCLSVISSYESDHPVPQSVFDSFMEEQSNIGALVQAPYGIAHSVKELRKMSERRKGIWNVTMSEAMSLLVTKRDDADLYNGGICIISQPFAKSILHHIMTKTCSSLEDIVEHVLDVVSKRKSEGNPMSKRFVKIVCSLFKTRQFEDSNKPETKLKFSDLVLDLEKDKASLSGSEKVPKTMKRCFEITEDAMVGQQLARYNIHINDYASAEREIKRSLELKPGNSYLLDTYGQIFKSKMEYVLDAHSSSEKLDQHRTAEVINLAFAAIEKFKEGQEIAKKQDDDTNMSCFYMEVKTAVFLLEKFQKFDNFQKRDELCRFLTDMSFPINNSNFLGLIQVCPRIEDLRKDSEWQQHLESSLRCLEETNYQIKRHLYTVYTEDETLLLKLRERFERFYGAIDERSKYKFNFGIGLKPLMTAAEKKSAKLQCRVDEARKNLHELNHSDVRDLLVYLGYNIITLSDRSSKAKGEQCSLEEYGRLLRYSTRLVDKQRREKAGRKYLESFLYFAMLHWPLQKRLDLNEDVLSPGGTYDDLMKEWEETYKNNHFIKTLEQSRFKKPKNYFALGRGTPGNDIVDLESIRKKWMDRKKEEGRHRRPVFGDNFWREGFVEASLERLEGVVDGNGCTIIHTVKYPNNREHTFMISTYYPCDGYSNRPVTFVLGFTWKGPTAFDVREKEIESQKRAVAMVDNPHSSSVGTMANEKLQHHEHAPTPRTETGERPAKVECSAGAQAVEPRSEGTELTKENVSSRRKRKNKKKSSQNTFGK, encoded by the exons ATGATGGAAAGGAGAATCAGTTTGTTTTGTG GGGAGGTCAATGGAAGCCAGCCGTTTAATGTGGCTAGtcaagaaatattgaaaatttccGCGGAAATAGGAGACGATTTCAAGGACAAAATGTTGCGACAGATGCACGATATTCGAAATCGAGAAATGGTGCGGACACACACGAACTTGGAACAAATCGTGATAAATGGCGAATACTTTATGGTTAAGCTAGTTGAATCTTCGCCAAATGAACAAG AAAGCCAAACTGCCATAgaaacgagaataaaactcAATTTGTCACGATGGATACGACAGCTTTCACGAATGGACAAATTGAGTATATTTCTTCAAAGTTTGAAAGATGCGGGTGTTATAAGTGAAACACAGAAGTTGACAATCGAGACAGAGTTCCAGAATTGCAGCCAAATgcaaatgcttgttttgttcGTTCAGAATGAAACCAAAGCAAATCTATTTAAATTCTGTAAGGTCTTGAGATCAATTCATCCATTGTTGGCAAACTTGATTGAGGGGACCGACACAGATGGCATTGATATTG ATGAATATCTTGACCGCGATGAAACCTTAGAAATCGAACAAATCCTTCGATCTTCCTTAACGAGTTGCATTGGTGCTACAGTTACGTGTGAGAAAATCCATGTCATCGTTGAAGACAAAATGAAATCGAGCATTTGTTTCGACAAAGTGAAAACGTGTCTgcttaacatgtttaaacaagCTACATACACCACGAAAGAAAAATG TTTTGTTGGCGTTCAGGAAACTTCACAATTTGTCTGTTCTTCAGAAAAATCAGAAAACT CTTCAGCGTCAAAAGAGTTTTCTTCCATGCCGATTGAAGATTTTGCTAAGGAAATGGGGGAGCGAATGGGAAGATTGAAACCAGAATTAAAAGGTTTGTTTCGGGATGCAGTTTTTAGTGAGGCAATTTTACCTCAAATATTTGTTAGTATGCCTCCTGAAGATTTAGAAAAAGTGTTTGGAAGCTATCTAGGAGACATCAAGTTTGGATATGGTATACAACACGAGTTAAAGTCTTTTCAAAAGCAAATACAAGACCAGCTTGCAACATCTCCGCCATTTATGTCGAAGGTAGTATCTTTAAGAAAGTTTGATACACCTGCATCTAGCGAAGTCAAGTACCGAAAAGGAACAGCCAGACCAGCTCATGGAAATATTTTGGTGCCAGTTCACGAATTCCGAGCAACTATGAAtgcatcaaaacattcaatagCAAGAGAAGTATTGCGGTTCGTGGCTGCTTGTATGAATTCAAGAAAAAATGGAACAATTCATTTCGGAATCAAAGACAACGGAGATGGATGTGGTACAATAGAAGGAATTTCAAGTCTTTCTTTCACTACTAAAGAATTAGACGTTCTCATAGCAAGGTACATATCTGAAAGCTTTTGTTTGCACAGCCAGAAGGCATTACTGTGTTTGAGACCGACTCAGGCGATCTCGATGATGGATTCAGAAAACGTTGTGCTTGAAATCGATGTCATTCCGTCTTCATATTATTGTCcaaaggaaatattttcaatttgctTTCCGCCAAAGGGACCATATGatactgtgtattttgtttatgacATGAATCCAAGATGCAATATAGTTACGATTGATGAATCTAAGATCTGTTCTGTACGGTGCATATATGCAGACAGATATGAGGAGAGACGAACCTTGGAAAAAGAAAGTATTTCGGAAAGTAAGAAGGACAAATTCCTTGAAAGAACATTGGCAATTTCGCTTACaggtaaaggaaaaaaatatgttacgGACGAATATGTTCCAATAATAGTCACTGGGAAAATCGGTAGACAAAATGAAATTGAGTTCAGGAAGCAGTTGAAAATGGATCTAGCATTCAAATCATCTTGTTATATAATTGACATGGATTCATCTTCTACATTGAGAGCTGATATAGAAAAAGACACACTTATCTTCAATGTTAAAACTGCGGAAGACTTTTTGAAGACGGACAGACCTGAGCTACCAAACGAGCCGATGTGGCTGTATTGCAATGGCTACGACGAGAAGAACTTGGGTGCGATGAAAGTTAAAGAATGGACAGACTGCAGATTACCAGGAATACAACTTGCCTTGAACATGATAAGGGACAATATTCCTAAAGAACGTGCGTTGGTTATATTCATGGTTTATCAACAGCAAACCAAAGTAGATCCAATTTTTGAGCTGGCCAGAGATATGATGAGATCATCGTTTCGGCGTGAGTGCGTCGTCGTTTCAAGCAATGAAGGCAACATCAAAGatatcaaaaatgaaatatcgtATCTGGTGGATGACCATCATTTTCATACGGGCCTTTCATGGGAAGCTATCTCAGGCGTCGTCAATTCAGTGTTTCGCCCTAATCCGAACGTCGTGTGCAGGCTCCCTTGTAGCTACGGTGGACACTTTGTAGAAATGACTACAAAGGAGAGATCTGAAATGAAACTTACCGACATTGAAATATTGAGTGGGGAGGAATGTCAAAAAGAATACGAAAAAATGACCAAAGATGAACGTCTTAGACATGAGCAAGAAGTACaggaaaattattataaagGGAGTGGTGTGTCATGGTGGAACTTCTTTTATGATAACCAAGTTGGGAAACGCAAGGACCTTGCTTCACACCAGGAGGATATATATGACAAGTTGAATTCAAAAGAAGGAGAAGCGTTGATTGAAATCCATGAAATAGAACACCATCCCGGTGCAGGAGGAAGTACATTAGGAAGACACCTATTATGGAAGCTAAGTCAGTTTAAGGGTGTTCCGAAAAATTCATTCCGCTGTTGTGTGGTGAGAAACATAACAGAAAAGACTGTTGAACAGATCGAGCGTTTCAGAGCGTTTAGGGATCCGAAAGACCCGAAACCGTTTATAGTTCTTGTTGACAACAAGGGCGAAGATGGTGTTATGTTGCTGCGGTCAAAGTTGCACGAGGCTGCCTACAAAACTAGCACACCGGGGAAACTGTTCTGCTTAATCATACTGATTAACAGGGTGCCGATTTCAAACGAGAAAACAGCTTCAACTTCAAAACAAAAGCGTCTTTTAAGACACAATCTTAGTGGAAAGGAATTACAatggtttgaaaacaaatacaaagagCTAGAGGACAAGAAAACTATTGACGTTGAAACGTTGATTGCTTTCAATGTCATGAGAAAATCCTTCGACAAAACGTATATAAATAAACTCACTTCAGAGATGATGAAAGGAGTTACTGAAACAGAATTTGAAGTACTTAAATGTCTGTCTGTCATATCGTCATATGAAAGCGATCACCCCGTGCCACAATCAGTGTTTGATTCCTTTATGGAGGAGCAATCAAATATAGGTGCCTTAGTGCAAGCTCCATATGGTATAGCTCATTCCGTAAAAGAATTACGGAAAATGTCTGAGAGGAGGAAAGGCATATGgaatgtcacaatgtctgaaGCGATGTCGCTACTTGTAACCAAGCGCGACGATGCTGACCTTTACAATGGAGGAATTTGTATTATATCACAACCATTTGCCAAGTCAATTTTACACCACATCATGACAAAAACGTGCAGTTCCTTGGAAGACATAGTTGAGCATGTTCTTGATGTAGTGTCGAAGCGAAAGAGTGAAGGAAATCCAATGTCGAAACGCTTCGTAAAAATCGTTTGCAGCTTGTTTAAAACAAGGCAATTTGAAGACAGCAACAAACCAGAGACAAAGCTTAAGTTTTCAGATTTAGTTTTAGATCTTGAGAAAGACAAAGCTTCATTGAGCGGATCGGAAAAGGTGCCGAAGACAATGAAGAGGTGCTTTGAAATTACGGAGGACGCCATGGTGGGACAACAATTAGCAAGGTACAATATTCACATAAATGATTATGCGAGTGCTGAGCGCGAAATCAAAAGATCGCTGGAACTGAAACCGGGGAATTCCTACCTTCTAGACACATACGGTcaaattttcaaatcaaaaatgGAGTACGTGCTGGACGCGCACTCTTCTTCTGAAAAGCTTGACCAACACAGAACTGCTGAAGTGATCAATCTGGCGTTTGCTGCGATCGAAAAATTCAAAGAAGGCCAGGAAATAGCAAAGAAACAGGATGATGACACAAATATGAGTTGTTTTTATATGGAGGTAAAAACAGCAGTGTTTCTTCTGGAAAAGTTTCAAAAATTCGACAACTTTCAAAAACGAGATGAACTTTGTAGGTTTTTGACTGATATGTCTTTTCCTATCAACAATTCAAATTTCCTTGGATTGATTCAAGTTTGTCCGAGAATAGAAGACCTTAGAAAAGATAGTGAATGGCAGCAACATCTTGAATCATCACTTAGGTGTTTAGAAGAGACAAACTATCAAATCAAACGTCATCTATACACTGTGTATACTGAAGATGAAACGTTGCTTTTGAAATTGAGAGAGCGTTTCGAACGATTTTACGGCGCAATAGATGAAAGAAGcaaatataaattcaatttcGGCATTGGCCTCAAGCCATTGATGACAGCTGCTGAAAAGAAATCAGCTAAGTTGCAGTGTAGAGTAGATGAGGCACGAAAAAACCTCCACGAACTTAATCACAGTGATGTCAGAGATTTGTTAGTGTATTTAGGATACAATATCATCACCTTGTCTGATAGGTCGAGCAAGGCGAAAGGTGAGCAATGTTCACTTGAAGAGTATGGTCGTTTATTAAGATACAGTACAAGACTAGTAGATAAGCAAAGACGAGAAAAGGCTGGACGAAAATACCTTGAGTCTTTCCTATACTTTGCTATGCTCCATTGGCCCTTACAGAAAAGGCTTGATCTCAACGAAGATGTTCTTTCACCTGGGGGAACATACGATGATTTGATGAAAGAATGGGAGGAAACGTACAAAAACAACCACTTCATTAAAACTTTAGAGCAGTCGAGATTCAAGAAACCGAAAAATTACTTTGCGTTGGGCAGGGGAACACCAGGCAACGATATAGTAGACCTTGAATCAATAAGAAAAAAGTGGATGGACAGGAAGAAAGAAGAAGGTCGACATAGGCGCCCAGTATTTGGAGACAACTTTTGGCGGGAAGGTTTCGTTGAGGCAAGCTTAGAACGCTTGGAGGGCGTTGTTGACGGCAATGGTTGCACAATCATTCACACG GTAAAGTATCCAAACAACAGGGAGCACACTTTTATGATAAGCACATATTATCCTTGCGATGGTTATAGCAACAGACCGGTAACGTTCGTTCTTGGATTCACGTGGAAAGGACCTACGGCCTTTGACGTTCGTGAGAAGG AAATAGAGTCACAGAAGAGGGCTGTTGCTATGGTTGATAATCCACATTCATCCAGTGTTGGAACGATGgcaaatgaaaaactacaacACCACGAGCATGCACCCACACCACGTACTGAGACAGGAGAACGACCAGCAAAAGTGGAATGTTCGGCTGGCGCACAGGCAGTAGAACCAAGAAGTGAAGGGACTGAACTCACTAAAG AAAATGTATCTAGCCGGCGAAAACgtaaaaacaaaaagaagtCTTCACAGAACACCTTTGGAAAATAA
- the LOC128206084 gene encoding sterile alpha motif domain-containing protein 9-like isoform X3: MMERRISLFCEVCSPVEVVSQSVRQLRKQRNELSHNVKGEVNGSQPFNVASQEILKISAEIGDDFKDKMLRQMHDIRNREMVRTHTNLEQIVINGEYFMVKLVESSPNEQESQTAIETRIKLNLSRWIRQLSRMDKLSIFLQSLKDAGVISETQKLTIETEFQNCSQMQMLVLFVQNETKANLFKFCKVLRSIHPLLANLIEGTDTDGIDIDEYLDRDETLEIEQILRSSLTSCIGATVTCEKIHVIVEDKMKSSICFDKVKTCLLNMFKQATYTTKEKCFVGVQETSQFVCSSEKSENSSASKEFSSMPIEDFAKEMGERMGRLKPELKGLFRDAVFSEAILPQIFVSMPPEDLEKVFGSYLGDIKFGYGIQHELKSFQKQIQDQLATSPPFMSKVVSLRKFDTPASSEVKYRKGTARPAHGNILVPVHEFRATMNASKHSIAREVLRFVAACMNSRKNGTIHFGIKDNGDGCGTIEGISSLSFTTKELDVLIARYISESFCLHSQKALLCLRPTQAISMMDSENVVLEIDVIPSSYYCPKEIFSICFPPKGPYDTVYFVYDMNPRCNIVTIDESKICSVRCIYADRYEERRTLEKESISESKKDKFLERTLAISLTGKGKKYVTDEYVPIIVTGKIGRQNEIEFRKQLKMDLAFKSSCYIIDMDSSSTLRADIEKDTLIFNVKTAEDFLKTDRPELPNEPMWLYCNGYDEKNLGAMKVKEWTDCRLPGIQLALNMIRDNIPKERALVIFMVYQQQTKVDPIFELARDMMRSSFRRECVVVSSNEGNIKDIKNEISYLVDDHHFHTGLSWEAISGVVNSVFRPNPNVVCRLPCSYGGHFVEMTTKERSEMKLTDIEILSGEECQKEYEKMTKDERLRHEQEVQENYYKGSGVSWWNFFYDNQVGKRKDLASHQEDIYDKLNSKEGEALIEIHEIEHHPGAGGSTLGRHLLWKLSQFKGVPKNSFRCCVVRNITEKTVEQIERFRAFRDPKDPKPFIVLVDNKGEDGVMLLRSKLHEAAYKTSTPGKLFCLIILINRVPISNEKTASTSKQKRLLRHNLSGKELQWFENKYKELEDKKTIDVETLIAFNVMRKSFDKTYINKLTSEMMKGVTETEFEVLKCLSVISSYESDHPVPQSVFDSFMEEQSNIGALVQAPYGIAHSVKELRKMSERRKGIWNVTMSEAMSLLVTKRDDADLYNGGICIISQPFAKSILHHIMTKTCSSLEDIVEHVLDVVSKRKSEGNPMSKRFVKIVCSLFKTRQFEDSNKPETKLKFSDLVLDLEKDKASLSGSEKVPKTMKRCFEITEDAMVGQQLARYNIHINDYASAEREIKRSLELKPGNSYLLDTYGQIFKSKMEYVLDAHSSSEKLDQHRTAEVINLAFAAIEKFKEGQEIAKKQDDDTNMSCFYMEVKTAVFLLEKFQKFDNFQKRDELCRFLTDMSFPINNSNFLGLIQVCPRIEDLRKDSEWQQHLESSLRCLEETNYQIKRHLYTVYTEDETLLLKLRERFERFYGAIDERSKYKFNFGIGLKPLMTAAEKKSAKLQCRVDEARKNLHELNHSDVRDLLVYLGYNIITLSDRSSKAKGEQCSLEEYGRLLRYSTRLVDKQRREKAGRKYLESFLYFAMLHWPLQKRLDLNEDVLSPGGTYDDLMKEWEETYKNNHFIKTLEQSRFKKPKNYFALGRGTPGNDIVDLESIRKKWMDRKKEEGRHRRPVFGDNFWREGFVEASLERLEGVVDGNGCTIIHTVKYPNNREHTFMISTYYPCDGYSNRPVTFVLGFTWKGPTAFDVREKEIESQKRAVAMVDNPHSSSVGTMANEKLQHHEHAPTPRTETGERPAKVECSAGAQAVEPRSEGTELTKENVSSRRKRKNKKKSSQNTFGK; this comes from the exons ATGATGGAAAGGAGAATCAGTTTGTTTTGTG AAGTTTGCAGCCCTGTTGAAGTTGTTTCTCAATCTGTAAGACAGCTTAGAAAACAGAGAAATGAATTATCACATAATGTTAAAGGGGAGGTCAATGGAAGCCAGCCGTTTAATGTGGCTAGtcaagaaatattgaaaatttccGCGGAAATAGGAGACGATTTCAAGGACAAAATGTTGCGACAGATGCACGATATTCGAAATCGAGAAATGGTGCGGACACACACGAACTTGGAACAAATCGTGATAAATGGCGAATACTTTATGGTTAAGCTAGTTGAATCTTCGCCAAATGAACAAG AAAGCCAAACTGCCATAgaaacgagaataaaactcAATTTGTCACGATGGATACGACAGCTTTCACGAATGGACAAATTGAGTATATTTCTTCAAAGTTTGAAAGATGCGGGTGTTATAAGTGAAACACAGAAGTTGACAATCGAGACAGAGTTCCAGAATTGCAGCCAAATgcaaatgcttgttttgttcGTTCAGAATGAAACCAAAGCAAATCTATTTAAATTCTGTAAGGTCTTGAGATCAATTCATCCATTGTTGGCAAACTTGATTGAGGGGACCGACACAGATGGCATTGATATTG ATGAATATCTTGACCGCGATGAAACCTTAGAAATCGAACAAATCCTTCGATCTTCCTTAACGAGTTGCATTGGTGCTACAGTTACGTGTGAGAAAATCCATGTCATCGTTGAAGACAAAATGAAATCGAGCATTTGTTTCGACAAAGTGAAAACGTGTCTgcttaacatgtttaaacaagCTACATACACCACGAAAGAAAAATG TTTTGTTGGCGTTCAGGAAACTTCACAATTTGTCTGTTCTTCAGAAAAATCAGAAAACT CTTCAGCGTCAAAAGAGTTTTCTTCCATGCCGATTGAAGATTTTGCTAAGGAAATGGGGGAGCGAATGGGAAGATTGAAACCAGAATTAAAAGGTTTGTTTCGGGATGCAGTTTTTAGTGAGGCAATTTTACCTCAAATATTTGTTAGTATGCCTCCTGAAGATTTAGAAAAAGTGTTTGGAAGCTATCTAGGAGACATCAAGTTTGGATATGGTATACAACACGAGTTAAAGTCTTTTCAAAAGCAAATACAAGACCAGCTTGCAACATCTCCGCCATTTATGTCGAAGGTAGTATCTTTAAGAAAGTTTGATACACCTGCATCTAGCGAAGTCAAGTACCGAAAAGGAACAGCCAGACCAGCTCATGGAAATATTTTGGTGCCAGTTCACGAATTCCGAGCAACTATGAAtgcatcaaaacattcaatagCAAGAGAAGTATTGCGGTTCGTGGCTGCTTGTATGAATTCAAGAAAAAATGGAACAATTCATTTCGGAATCAAAGACAACGGAGATGGATGTGGTACAATAGAAGGAATTTCAAGTCTTTCTTTCACTACTAAAGAATTAGACGTTCTCATAGCAAGGTACATATCTGAAAGCTTTTGTTTGCACAGCCAGAAGGCATTACTGTGTTTGAGACCGACTCAGGCGATCTCGATGATGGATTCAGAAAACGTTGTGCTTGAAATCGATGTCATTCCGTCTTCATATTATTGTCcaaaggaaatattttcaatttgctTTCCGCCAAAGGGACCATATGatactgtgtattttgtttatgacATGAATCCAAGATGCAATATAGTTACGATTGATGAATCTAAGATCTGTTCTGTACGGTGCATATATGCAGACAGATATGAGGAGAGACGAACCTTGGAAAAAGAAAGTATTTCGGAAAGTAAGAAGGACAAATTCCTTGAAAGAACATTGGCAATTTCGCTTACaggtaaaggaaaaaaatatgttacgGACGAATATGTTCCAATAATAGTCACTGGGAAAATCGGTAGACAAAATGAAATTGAGTTCAGGAAGCAGTTGAAAATGGATCTAGCATTCAAATCATCTTGTTATATAATTGACATGGATTCATCTTCTACATTGAGAGCTGATATAGAAAAAGACACACTTATCTTCAATGTTAAAACTGCGGAAGACTTTTTGAAGACGGACAGACCTGAGCTACCAAACGAGCCGATGTGGCTGTATTGCAATGGCTACGACGAGAAGAACTTGGGTGCGATGAAAGTTAAAGAATGGACAGACTGCAGATTACCAGGAATACAACTTGCCTTGAACATGATAAGGGACAATATTCCTAAAGAACGTGCGTTGGTTATATTCATGGTTTATCAACAGCAAACCAAAGTAGATCCAATTTTTGAGCTGGCCAGAGATATGATGAGATCATCGTTTCGGCGTGAGTGCGTCGTCGTTTCAAGCAATGAAGGCAACATCAAAGatatcaaaaatgaaatatcgtATCTGGTGGATGACCATCATTTTCATACGGGCCTTTCATGGGAAGCTATCTCAGGCGTCGTCAATTCAGTGTTTCGCCCTAATCCGAACGTCGTGTGCAGGCTCCCTTGTAGCTACGGTGGACACTTTGTAGAAATGACTACAAAGGAGAGATCTGAAATGAAACTTACCGACATTGAAATATTGAGTGGGGAGGAATGTCAAAAAGAATACGAAAAAATGACCAAAGATGAACGTCTTAGACATGAGCAAGAAGTACaggaaaattattataaagGGAGTGGTGTGTCATGGTGGAACTTCTTTTATGATAACCAAGTTGGGAAACGCAAGGACCTTGCTTCACACCAGGAGGATATATATGACAAGTTGAATTCAAAAGAAGGAGAAGCGTTGATTGAAATCCATGAAATAGAACACCATCCCGGTGCAGGAGGAAGTACATTAGGAAGACACCTATTATGGAAGCTAAGTCAGTTTAAGGGTGTTCCGAAAAATTCATTCCGCTGTTGTGTGGTGAGAAACATAACAGAAAAGACTGTTGAACAGATCGAGCGTTTCAGAGCGTTTAGGGATCCGAAAGACCCGAAACCGTTTATAGTTCTTGTTGACAACAAGGGCGAAGATGGTGTTATGTTGCTGCGGTCAAAGTTGCACGAGGCTGCCTACAAAACTAGCACACCGGGGAAACTGTTCTGCTTAATCATACTGATTAACAGGGTGCCGATTTCAAACGAGAAAACAGCTTCAACTTCAAAACAAAAGCGTCTTTTAAGACACAATCTTAGTGGAAAGGAATTACAatggtttgaaaacaaatacaaagagCTAGAGGACAAGAAAACTATTGACGTTGAAACGTTGATTGCTTTCAATGTCATGAGAAAATCCTTCGACAAAACGTATATAAATAAACTCACTTCAGAGATGATGAAAGGAGTTACTGAAACAGAATTTGAAGTACTTAAATGTCTGTCTGTCATATCGTCATATGAAAGCGATCACCCCGTGCCACAATCAGTGTTTGATTCCTTTATGGAGGAGCAATCAAATATAGGTGCCTTAGTGCAAGCTCCATATGGTATAGCTCATTCCGTAAAAGAATTACGGAAAATGTCTGAGAGGAGGAAAGGCATATGgaatgtcacaatgtctgaaGCGATGTCGCTACTTGTAACCAAGCGCGACGATGCTGACCTTTACAATGGAGGAATTTGTATTATATCACAACCATTTGCCAAGTCAATTTTACACCACATCATGACAAAAACGTGCAGTTCCTTGGAAGACATAGTTGAGCATGTTCTTGATGTAGTGTCGAAGCGAAAGAGTGAAGGAAATCCAATGTCGAAACGCTTCGTAAAAATCGTTTGCAGCTTGTTTAAAACAAGGCAATTTGAAGACAGCAACAAACCAGAGACAAAGCTTAAGTTTTCAGATTTAGTTTTAGATCTTGAGAAAGACAAAGCTTCATTGAGCGGATCGGAAAAGGTGCCGAAGACAATGAAGAGGTGCTTTGAAATTACGGAGGACGCCATGGTGGGACAACAATTAGCAAGGTACAATATTCACATAAATGATTATGCGAGTGCTGAGCGCGAAATCAAAAGATCGCTGGAACTGAAACCGGGGAATTCCTACCTTCTAGACACATACGGTcaaattttcaaatcaaaaatgGAGTACGTGCTGGACGCGCACTCTTCTTCTGAAAAGCTTGACCAACACAGAACTGCTGAAGTGATCAATCTGGCGTTTGCTGCGATCGAAAAATTCAAAGAAGGCCAGGAAATAGCAAAGAAACAGGATGATGACACAAATATGAGTTGTTTTTATATGGAGGTAAAAACAGCAGTGTTTCTTCTGGAAAAGTTTCAAAAATTCGACAACTTTCAAAAACGAGATGAACTTTGTAGGTTTTTGACTGATATGTCTTTTCCTATCAACAATTCAAATTTCCTTGGATTGATTCAAGTTTGTCCGAGAATAGAAGACCTTAGAAAAGATAGTGAATGGCAGCAACATCTTGAATCATCACTTAGGTGTTTAGAAGAGACAAACTATCAAATCAAACGTCATCTATACACTGTGTATACTGAAGATGAAACGTTGCTTTTGAAATTGAGAGAGCGTTTCGAACGATTTTACGGCGCAATAGATGAAAGAAGcaaatataaattcaatttcGGCATTGGCCTCAAGCCATTGATGACAGCTGCTGAAAAGAAATCAGCTAAGTTGCAGTGTAGAGTAGATGAGGCACGAAAAAACCTCCACGAACTTAATCACAGTGATGTCAGAGATTTGTTAGTGTATTTAGGATACAATATCATCACCTTGTCTGATAGGTCGAGCAAGGCGAAAGGTGAGCAATGTTCACTTGAAGAGTATGGTCGTTTATTAAGATACAGTACAAGACTAGTAGATAAGCAAAGACGAGAAAAGGCTGGACGAAAATACCTTGAGTCTTTCCTATACTTTGCTATGCTCCATTGGCCCTTACAGAAAAGGCTTGATCTCAACGAAGATGTTCTTTCACCTGGGGGAACATACGATGATTTGATGAAAGAATGGGAGGAAACGTACAAAAACAACCACTTCATTAAAACTTTAGAGCAGTCGAGATTCAAGAAACCGAAAAATTACTTTGCGTTGGGCAGGGGAACACCAGGCAACGATATAGTAGACCTTGAATCAATAAGAAAAAAGTGGATGGACAGGAAGAAAGAAGAAGGTCGACATAGGCGCCCAGTATTTGGAGACAACTTTTGGCGGGAAGGTTTCGTTGAGGCAAGCTTAGAACGCTTGGAGGGCGTTGTTGACGGCAATGGTTGCACAATCATTCACACG GTAAAGTATCCAAACAACAGGGAGCACACTTTTATGATAAGCACATATTATCCTTGCGATGGTTATAGCAACAGACCGGTAACGTTCGTTCTTGGATTCACGTGGAAAGGACCTACGGCCTTTGACGTTCGTGAGAAGG AAATAGAGTCACAGAAGAGGGCTGTTGCTATGGTTGATAATCCACATTCATCCAGTGTTGGAACGATGgcaaatgaaaaactacaacACCACGAGCATGCACCCACACCACGTACTGAGACAGGAGAACGACCAGCAAAAGTGGAATGTTCGGCTGGCGCACAGGCAGTAGAACCAAGAAGTGAAGGGACTGAACTCACTAAAG AAAATGTATCTAGCCGGCGAAAACgtaaaaacaaaaagaagtCTTCACAGAACACCTTTGGAAAATAA